One region of Nycticebus coucang isolate mNycCou1 chromosome 10, mNycCou1.pri, whole genome shotgun sequence genomic DNA includes:
- the SSC5D gene encoding soluble scavenger receptor cysteine-rich domain-containing protein SSC5D isoform X1, producing the protein MSHLSEHLGVLGPGSSGQDAGLSMAPYWTAPSSYCHPGLGGHMITDFSMPPERLRLADGPHGCAGRLEVWHGGRWGTVCDDGWDLRDAAVACRQLGCGGALAAPGGAFFGEGTGLVWLSELACRGSEGQLGLCPHRGWKAHICSHEEDAGVVCAGQRVANSRNNPASPLDGDSWPGLSGELSFTSEEPPMTPAPRPAGSPQNSSRKKTPRPPKQAKSTRAPLLTSGSPRQERLRLVSGPHGCAGRLEVWHGGRWGTVCDDGWDLRDAAVACRELGCGGALAAPGGARFGPGSGPVWMDDVGCGGGEQALRDCPRSPWGRSNCDHSEDAGLVCTGPAPRLRLADGPHGCAGRLEVWHSGRWGSVCDDAWDLRDAAVACRELGCGRALAAPGGAFFGEGSGPIVLDDLRCRGNETALRFCPSRTWGQHDCHHREDAGAVCDGMPLGYVPPTAPAVDSNTSTSRQAASMPLSPPVSQAPGTAGISPPPASPTAPWEPGPEAGSPQLRLVAGPSRCSGRLEVWHDGRWGTVCDDSWDMRDSAVVCRELGCGGPRQPDPAAGRFGWGAGPIWLDDVGCVGTESSLSDCPAALWGKHNCAHNEDVGVICTGPPGLDSVSDPFSWSWIPGLGRDQDAWLPGEVVTKPSASLTSSIAEKTTTKVPGKMPKSTKKWVTKNTKRPTTQPPVMPTTKHARGLGTQSPSALTSWTTTTLTAEASRRLTSQFTTRLTTEAPHRQTSHRTAILTSQTPQERNSTTTAILTAQGPQEITSEATIKKIPQASLEPAAQIPAEGSPESPKEPSLSPTEKSGLFQVRLADGPNQCAGRLEVWHAGRWGTVCDDNWDLRDATVACWELGCGKVRPRVGKTHYGPGTGPIWLDDMGCKGSETSLSNCPSGPWGKHNCDHEEDVGLTCTGYLDEDDYPPWTWDPSSGEDLAKGTTVEGVPGNALSWATTRRPAVSSLSTWRLPDTGDKDGYKPPWMWNKSMGRGLTKGLPSTGKPPTHATGTTRSPGSPLPAPKFYGNTGFQRKPWPERRLLRPTEVRTVPPTPFPALSASTELPSPPLTSDSQPQLILNSASRPEATSNPPDTSPPTPDPASRTNPDLLFTTPHLILSTPDSSVIPMSTPELSPPLLPTLPKGLTSDSSVPSEMTPESDITPDLDTTPYPNTVPESSSSPNPSTSPCHTTTPHPTVTLHPATPQLTMTPQPPTTPYPVTTPYPVTTPQLIVTPQPMITTEPTMIPDPTTTPKPITAPQPTTAPQPTTAPHLTSAPIITSKFLPTLSGTELSSLTSAPTSKPSLSPELSFTAPATHTSISQMPTLEPSPTLESSTSSFSTAQSMDPLSTEDFEPSRSQSSKLTSSPTQTPHSASDPIMTPDLHLSSMAHPLDQPPPDHLTLGSPAGQSPGPVGPCVVPTPPVRVMACEPPALMELVAAVRDVSGQLQRLTHVLEQDRQERQALGLGLTRLVEAAQGLGQLGEAIKRLAEVAWPPSTPVPTTTTPEEEERPLRGDV; encoded by the exons ATGTCACATCTCTCTGAGCACCTGGGAGTCCTGGGTCCAGGGTCCAGTGGCCAGGATGCTGGCCTCTCCATGGCACCATACTGGACAGCCCCCAGCTCCTACTGTCACCCTGGCCTTGGGGGCCATATGATCACAGACTTTTCTATGCCTCCAGAGCGGCTGCGCCTGGCTGACGGCCCCCATGGGTGTGCTGGCCGCCTGGAGGTCTGGCATGGCGGGCGCTGGGGCACCGTGTGTGACGACGGCTGGGACCTTCGTGATGCCGCTGTGGCTTGCCGGCAGCTGGGCTGTGGGGGGGCACTGGCCGCCCCTGGGGGCGCCTTCTTCGGGGAGGGCACAGGGCTGGTATGGCTCAGCGAGCTGGCCTGTCGGGGCAGCGAGGGGCAGCTGGGCCTCTGCCCCCACCGGGGCTGGAAGGCCCATATCTGCTCCCATGAAGAGGACGCGGGTGTCGTCTGTGCAG GTCAGCGGGTAGCTAATTCGAGGAACAATCCTGCTTCCCCGCTGGATGGGGATTCGTGGCCAGGGCTGTCCGGGGAGCTGAGCTTCACCTCAGAGGAGCCCCCCATGACTCCTG CACCCCGCCCAGCAGGGAGCCCCCAGAATAGCTCCCGGAAGAAGACCCCCCGACCACCCAAGCAGGCCAAGTCCACCCGGGCCCCTTTGCTGACATCCGGATCCCCCCGCCAAG AGCGGCTGCGCCTGGTCTCAGGCCCCCATGGCTGCGCGGGCCGCCTGGAGGTCTGGCATGGCGGGCGCTGGGGCACCGTGTGTGACGACGGCTGGGACCTTCGTGATGCCGCTGTGGCTTGCCGCGAGCTGGGCTGCGGGGGGGCGCTGGCCGCCCCTGGGGGTGCCAGGTTTGGGCCAGGCTCAGGGCCAGTGTGGATGGACGATGTGGGGTGTGGAGGAGGAGAGCAAGCTCTCCGGGACTGTCCCCGGAGCCCCTGGGGCCGCAGCAATTGTGACCACAGTGAGGATGCTGGGCTAGTCTGCACTG GCCCAGCCCCTAGGCTGCGACTGGCGGATGGCCCCCACGGCTGTGCTGGCCGCCTGGAGGTCTGGCACAGTGGGCGCTGGGGGTCAGTGTGTGATGATGCCTGGGACCTCCGAGATGCTGCAGTGGCCTGCCGGGAGCTGGGCTGTGGGAGGGCACTGGCTGCCCCTGGGGGTGCCTTCTTTGGTGAAGGGTCTGGACCCATCGTCCTGGATGATCTTCGGTGTCGTGGAAATGAGACAGCCCTGCGATTCTGTCCATCGAGGACCTGGGGCCAGCATGACTGTCACCACCGGGAGGATGCTGGGGCCGTGTGTGATG GAATGCCCCTTGGCTATGTCCCTCCCACGGCCCCTGCAGTGGACAGTAACACTTCAACATCCAGGCAAGCGGCTTCTATGCCCCTGTCCCCCCCGGTGAGCCAGGCCCCAGGGACAGCTGGCATTTCACCCCCTCCAGCCTCTCCTACTGCCCCTTGGGAGCCTGGACCAGAAGCTG GGTCCCCACAGCTGCGGTTGGTGGCTGGGcccagcaggtgctcaggtcGGCTGGAGGTGTGGCACGATGGGCGCTGGGGGACAGTGTGTGATGATAGCTGGGACATGCGGGACTCAGCTGTGGTCTGCCGGGAGCTGGGCTGCGGTGGACCACGTCAGCCAGACCCTGCTGCTGGCCGCTTCGGCTGGGGTGCAGGGCCCATCTGGCTAGATGATGTGGGCTGTGTGGGGACGGAGTCTTCGCTGTCTGACTGCCCTGCTGCTCTCTGGGGAAAGCACAACTGTGCTCACAATGAGGACGTTGGGGTCATCTGCACTG GCCCCCCTGGCCTGGACTCTGTCTCAGACCCCTTCAGTTGGAGCTGGATCCCTGGATTGGGTAGAGATCAGGATGCCTGGCTCCCAGGAGAGGTGGTGACCAAGCCCTCTGCAAGTTTGACCTCTAGTATTGCTGAGAAAACTACCACCAAGGTGCCAGGGAAAATGCCTAAAAGTACTAAAAAGTGGgtaacaaaaaatacaaagagacCAACCACTCAACCCCCAGTAATGCCAACCACTAAACATGCCAGGGGACTGGGCACTCAAAGTCCCTCAGCATTGACCTCATGGACCACTACAACATTGACTGCTGAGGCATCCAGAAGGCTGACTTCTCAGTTTACCACAAGGCTGACCACTGAGGCCCCCCACAGACAGACCTCACACAGGACTGCCATTCTGACTTCTCAGACTCCCCAAGAACGAAATTCTACAACCACAGCAATACTGACTGCTCAGGGACCCCAAGAAATAACGTCTGAGGCCACCATCAAGAAAATCCCTCAGGCTTCCCTGGAGCCAGCTGCTCAGATCCCAGCAGAAGGGTCTCCAGAGTCACCCAAAGAACCATCCCTGTCCCCCACTGAGAAATCAG GTCTGTTCCAGGTTCGTCTGGCTGACGGACCCAACCAGTGTGCAGGCCGGCTAGAAGTGTGGCATGCTGGACGCTGGGGAACAGTGTGTGATGACAACTGGGATCTGCGGGATGCCACTGTGGCCTGCTGGGAACTGGGTTGTGGAAAGGTCCGGCCCCGAGTGGGAAAAACCCACTATGGTCCTGGGACTGGGCCCATCTGGCTGGATGACATGGGCTGTAAGGGAAGCGAGACCTCACTGAGCAACTGTCCCTCGGGACCATGGGGGAAGCACAACTGTGATCACGAGGAAGATGTGGGGCTCACCTGCACTG gcTACTTAGATGAAGATGATTATCCCCCCTGGACCTGGGACCCTTCCTCAGGAGAGGACCTGGCCAAGGGGACCACTGTGGAAGGGGTACCTGGAAATGCTCTATCCTGGGCCACGACCAGGCGCCCAGCAGTCTCCTCCCTGTCAACATGGCGCCTGCCAGACACAG GTGACAAAGATGGTTACAAACCTCCCTGGATGTGGAACAAATCTATGGGAAGGGGCCTCACCAAGGGGCTCCCCAGCACAGGCAAACCACCCACCCATGCCACTGGCACCACCAGGAGTCCAGGAAGCCCTCTTCCAGCCCCGAAGTTCTATGGGAACACAG GTTTCCAGAGGAAACCGTGGCCTGAGCGCCGGCTGCTGCGACCCACTGAGGTCAGGACAGTACCCCCCACCCCGTTCCCAGCTCTCTCCGCCTCGACGGAGCTTCCAAGCCCACCGCTGACCTCTGACTCCCAGCCACAGCTCATTCTCAACTCGGCTTCAAGACCAGAGGCGACCTCCAACCCTCCTGACACTTCACCACCCACCCCAGATCCAGCCTCGCGGACGAACCCCGACCTCCTCTTTACAACCCCTCACCTTATTTTGTCCACCCCCGACTCCAGTGTGATTCCGATGTCGACTCCAGAGCTCTCACCTCCCCTACTACCCACCTTGCCCAAAGGGCTGACCTCTGACTCCTCTGTACCGTCTGAAATGACCCCGGAATCTGACATAACCCCAGACTTGGACACAACTCCATACCCAAATACAGTCCCAGAATCTTCCAGCTCCCCAAACCCCTCCACAAGCCCTTGCCATACTACCACCCCTCACCCCACTGTAACTCTTCATCCTGCAACCCCTCAACTCACCATGACCCCTCAACCCCCTACGACACCTTATCCCGTGACCACCCCTTATCCCGTGACCACCCCTCAACTCATCGTGACCCCTCAACCCATGATCACCACTGAACCCACCATGATTCCTGACCCTACCACCACCCCTAAACCCATCACCGCCCCTCAACCCACCACTGCCCCTCAACCCACCACAGCTCCTCACCTCACCTCAGCCCCTATCATCACTTCTAAGTTTCTTCCAACATTGTCGGGTACAGAACTTTCCTCACTCACTTCAGCACCCACAAGCAAGCCCAGCCTGTCCCCTGAGCTGAGCTTCACAGCACCTGCCACTCACACCTCCATTTCCCAGATGCCAACCCTAGAGCCCTCTCCAACCTTAGAGTCCAGTACCTCCAGTTTCTCCACAGCCCAAAGCATGGACCCACTGTCCACTGAAGATTTTGAACCATCAAGAAGCCAAAGCTCTAAACTAACCTCTTCACCTACCCAGACCCCACACTCAGCCTCTGACCCCATTATGACCCCTGACCTCCACCTCTCTTCTATGGCCCACCCCTTGGATCAACCTCCTCCTGACCACCTGACCTTAGGGTCACCCGCTGGTCAGAGCCCAGGCCCTGTTGGCCCATGTGTGGTTCCAACACCACCTGTAAGAGTCATGGCTTGTGAGCCACCTGCTTTGATGGAGCTGGTGGCTGCTGTGAGGGATGTAAGTGGTCAGCTGCAGAGGCTGACCCACGTCCTGGAGCAGGACCGGCAGGAGCGCCAAGCCCTGGGACTGGGGCTGACCCGGTTGGTTGAAGCTGCCCAGGGTCTAGGGCAGCTGGGTGAGGCTATAAAGAGACTAGCAGAGGTTGCCTGGCCTCCCAGCACACCTGTGCCAACCACCACAAccccagaggaggaggagaggcctCTAAGGGGAGATGTGTGA
- the SSC5D gene encoding soluble scavenger receptor cysteine-rich domain-containing protein SSC5D isoform X2 has translation MRVLACLLATLVGIQAVERLRLADGPHGCAGRLEVWHGGRWGTVCDDGWDLRDAAVACRQLGCGGALAAPGGAFFGEGTGLVWLSELACRGSEGQLGLCPHRGWKAHICSHEEDAGVVCAGQRVANSRNNPASPLDGDSWPGLSGELSFTSEEPPMTPAPRPAGSPQNSSRKKTPRPPKQAKSTRAPLLTSGSPRQERLRLVSGPHGCAGRLEVWHGGRWGTVCDDGWDLRDAAVACRELGCGGALAAPGGARFGPGSGPVWMDDVGCGGGEQALRDCPRSPWGRSNCDHSEDAGLVCTGPAPRLRLADGPHGCAGRLEVWHSGRWGSVCDDAWDLRDAAVACRELGCGRALAAPGGAFFGEGSGPIVLDDLRCRGNETALRFCPSRTWGQHDCHHREDAGAVCDGMPLGYVPPTAPAVDSNTSTSRQAASMPLSPPVSQAPGTAGISPPPASPTAPWEPGPEAGSPQLRLVAGPSRCSGRLEVWHDGRWGTVCDDSWDMRDSAVVCRELGCGGPRQPDPAAGRFGWGAGPIWLDDVGCVGTESSLSDCPAALWGKHNCAHNEDVGVICTGPPGLDSVSDPFSWSWIPGLGRDQDAWLPGEVVTKPSASLTSSIAEKTTTKVPGKMPKSTKKWVTKNTKRPTTQPPVMPTTKHARGLGTQSPSALTSWTTTTLTAEASRRLTSQFTTRLTTEAPHRQTSHRTAILTSQTPQERNSTTTAILTAQGPQEITSEATIKKIPQASLEPAAQIPAEGSPESPKEPSLSPTEKSGLFQVRLADGPNQCAGRLEVWHAGRWGTVCDDNWDLRDATVACWELGCGKVRPRVGKTHYGPGTGPIWLDDMGCKGSETSLSNCPSGPWGKHNCDHEEDVGLTCTGYLDEDDYPPWTWDPSSGEDLAKGTTVEGVPGNALSWATTRRPAVSSLSTWRLPDTGDKDGYKPPWMWNKSMGRGLTKGLPSTGKPPTHATGTTRSPGSPLPAPKFYGNTGFQRKPWPERRLLRPTEVRTVPPTPFPALSASTELPSPPLTSDSQPQLILNSASRPEATSNPPDTSPPTPDPASRTNPDLLFTTPHLILSTPDSSVIPMSTPELSPPLLPTLPKGLTSDSSVPSEMTPESDITPDLDTTPYPNTVPESSSSPNPSTSPCHTTTPHPTVTLHPATPQLTMTPQPPTTPYPVTTPYPVTTPQLIVTPQPMITTEPTMIPDPTTTPKPITAPQPTTAPQPTTAPHLTSAPIITSKFLPTLSGTELSSLTSAPTSKPSLSPELSFTAPATHTSISQMPTLEPSPTLESSTSSFSTAQSMDPLSTEDFEPSRSQSSKLTSSPTQTPHSASDPIMTPDLHLSSMAHPLDQPPPDHLTLGSPAGQSPGPVGPCVVPTPPVRVMACEPPALMELVAAVRDVSGQLQRLTHVLEQDRQERQALGLGLTRLVEAAQGLGQLGEAIKRLAEVAWPPSTPVPTTTTPEEEERPLRGDV, from the exons ATGAGGGTCTTGGCCTGCCTCCTTG CAACACTAGTGGGGATCCAGGCTGTTG AGCGGCTGCGCCTGGCTGACGGCCCCCATGGGTGTGCTGGCCGCCTGGAGGTCTGGCATGGCGGGCGCTGGGGCACCGTGTGTGACGACGGCTGGGACCTTCGTGATGCCGCTGTGGCTTGCCGGCAGCTGGGCTGTGGGGGGGCACTGGCCGCCCCTGGGGGCGCCTTCTTCGGGGAGGGCACAGGGCTGGTATGGCTCAGCGAGCTGGCCTGTCGGGGCAGCGAGGGGCAGCTGGGCCTCTGCCCCCACCGGGGCTGGAAGGCCCATATCTGCTCCCATGAAGAGGACGCGGGTGTCGTCTGTGCAG GTCAGCGGGTAGCTAATTCGAGGAACAATCCTGCTTCCCCGCTGGATGGGGATTCGTGGCCAGGGCTGTCCGGGGAGCTGAGCTTCACCTCAGAGGAGCCCCCCATGACTCCTG CACCCCGCCCAGCAGGGAGCCCCCAGAATAGCTCCCGGAAGAAGACCCCCCGACCACCCAAGCAGGCCAAGTCCACCCGGGCCCCTTTGCTGACATCCGGATCCCCCCGCCAAG AGCGGCTGCGCCTGGTCTCAGGCCCCCATGGCTGCGCGGGCCGCCTGGAGGTCTGGCATGGCGGGCGCTGGGGCACCGTGTGTGACGACGGCTGGGACCTTCGTGATGCCGCTGTGGCTTGCCGCGAGCTGGGCTGCGGGGGGGCGCTGGCCGCCCCTGGGGGTGCCAGGTTTGGGCCAGGCTCAGGGCCAGTGTGGATGGACGATGTGGGGTGTGGAGGAGGAGAGCAAGCTCTCCGGGACTGTCCCCGGAGCCCCTGGGGCCGCAGCAATTGTGACCACAGTGAGGATGCTGGGCTAGTCTGCACTG GCCCAGCCCCTAGGCTGCGACTGGCGGATGGCCCCCACGGCTGTGCTGGCCGCCTGGAGGTCTGGCACAGTGGGCGCTGGGGGTCAGTGTGTGATGATGCCTGGGACCTCCGAGATGCTGCAGTGGCCTGCCGGGAGCTGGGCTGTGGGAGGGCACTGGCTGCCCCTGGGGGTGCCTTCTTTGGTGAAGGGTCTGGACCCATCGTCCTGGATGATCTTCGGTGTCGTGGAAATGAGACAGCCCTGCGATTCTGTCCATCGAGGACCTGGGGCCAGCATGACTGTCACCACCGGGAGGATGCTGGGGCCGTGTGTGATG GAATGCCCCTTGGCTATGTCCCTCCCACGGCCCCTGCAGTGGACAGTAACACTTCAACATCCAGGCAAGCGGCTTCTATGCCCCTGTCCCCCCCGGTGAGCCAGGCCCCAGGGACAGCTGGCATTTCACCCCCTCCAGCCTCTCCTACTGCCCCTTGGGAGCCTGGACCAGAAGCTG GGTCCCCACAGCTGCGGTTGGTGGCTGGGcccagcaggtgctcaggtcGGCTGGAGGTGTGGCACGATGGGCGCTGGGGGACAGTGTGTGATGATAGCTGGGACATGCGGGACTCAGCTGTGGTCTGCCGGGAGCTGGGCTGCGGTGGACCACGTCAGCCAGACCCTGCTGCTGGCCGCTTCGGCTGGGGTGCAGGGCCCATCTGGCTAGATGATGTGGGCTGTGTGGGGACGGAGTCTTCGCTGTCTGACTGCCCTGCTGCTCTCTGGGGAAAGCACAACTGTGCTCACAATGAGGACGTTGGGGTCATCTGCACTG GCCCCCCTGGCCTGGACTCTGTCTCAGACCCCTTCAGTTGGAGCTGGATCCCTGGATTGGGTAGAGATCAGGATGCCTGGCTCCCAGGAGAGGTGGTGACCAAGCCCTCTGCAAGTTTGACCTCTAGTATTGCTGAGAAAACTACCACCAAGGTGCCAGGGAAAATGCCTAAAAGTACTAAAAAGTGGgtaacaaaaaatacaaagagacCAACCACTCAACCCCCAGTAATGCCAACCACTAAACATGCCAGGGGACTGGGCACTCAAAGTCCCTCAGCATTGACCTCATGGACCACTACAACATTGACTGCTGAGGCATCCAGAAGGCTGACTTCTCAGTTTACCACAAGGCTGACCACTGAGGCCCCCCACAGACAGACCTCACACAGGACTGCCATTCTGACTTCTCAGACTCCCCAAGAACGAAATTCTACAACCACAGCAATACTGACTGCTCAGGGACCCCAAGAAATAACGTCTGAGGCCACCATCAAGAAAATCCCTCAGGCTTCCCTGGAGCCAGCTGCTCAGATCCCAGCAGAAGGGTCTCCAGAGTCACCCAAAGAACCATCCCTGTCCCCCACTGAGAAATCAG GTCTGTTCCAGGTTCGTCTGGCTGACGGACCCAACCAGTGTGCAGGCCGGCTAGAAGTGTGGCATGCTGGACGCTGGGGAACAGTGTGTGATGACAACTGGGATCTGCGGGATGCCACTGTGGCCTGCTGGGAACTGGGTTGTGGAAAGGTCCGGCCCCGAGTGGGAAAAACCCACTATGGTCCTGGGACTGGGCCCATCTGGCTGGATGACATGGGCTGTAAGGGAAGCGAGACCTCACTGAGCAACTGTCCCTCGGGACCATGGGGGAAGCACAACTGTGATCACGAGGAAGATGTGGGGCTCACCTGCACTG gcTACTTAGATGAAGATGATTATCCCCCCTGGACCTGGGACCCTTCCTCAGGAGAGGACCTGGCCAAGGGGACCACTGTGGAAGGGGTACCTGGAAATGCTCTATCCTGGGCCACGACCAGGCGCCCAGCAGTCTCCTCCCTGTCAACATGGCGCCTGCCAGACACAG GTGACAAAGATGGTTACAAACCTCCCTGGATGTGGAACAAATCTATGGGAAGGGGCCTCACCAAGGGGCTCCCCAGCACAGGCAAACCACCCACCCATGCCACTGGCACCACCAGGAGTCCAGGAAGCCCTCTTCCAGCCCCGAAGTTCTATGGGAACACAG GTTTCCAGAGGAAACCGTGGCCTGAGCGCCGGCTGCTGCGACCCACTGAGGTCAGGACAGTACCCCCCACCCCGTTCCCAGCTCTCTCCGCCTCGACGGAGCTTCCAAGCCCACCGCTGACCTCTGACTCCCAGCCACAGCTCATTCTCAACTCGGCTTCAAGACCAGAGGCGACCTCCAACCCTCCTGACACTTCACCACCCACCCCAGATCCAGCCTCGCGGACGAACCCCGACCTCCTCTTTACAACCCCTCACCTTATTTTGTCCACCCCCGACTCCAGTGTGATTCCGATGTCGACTCCAGAGCTCTCACCTCCCCTACTACCCACCTTGCCCAAAGGGCTGACCTCTGACTCCTCTGTACCGTCTGAAATGACCCCGGAATCTGACATAACCCCAGACTTGGACACAACTCCATACCCAAATACAGTCCCAGAATCTTCCAGCTCCCCAAACCCCTCCACAAGCCCTTGCCATACTACCACCCCTCACCCCACTGTAACTCTTCATCCTGCAACCCCTCAACTCACCATGACCCCTCAACCCCCTACGACACCTTATCCCGTGACCACCCCTTATCCCGTGACCACCCCTCAACTCATCGTGACCCCTCAACCCATGATCACCACTGAACCCACCATGATTCCTGACCCTACCACCACCCCTAAACCCATCACCGCCCCTCAACCCACCACTGCCCCTCAACCCACCACAGCTCCTCACCTCACCTCAGCCCCTATCATCACTTCTAAGTTTCTTCCAACATTGTCGGGTACAGAACTTTCCTCACTCACTTCAGCACCCACAAGCAAGCCCAGCCTGTCCCCTGAGCTGAGCTTCACAGCACCTGCCACTCACACCTCCATTTCCCAGATGCCAACCCTAGAGCCCTCTCCAACCTTAGAGTCCAGTACCTCCAGTTTCTCCACAGCCCAAAGCATGGACCCACTGTCCACTGAAGATTTTGAACCATCAAGAAGCCAAAGCTCTAAACTAACCTCTTCACCTACCCAGACCCCACACTCAGCCTCTGACCCCATTATGACCCCTGACCTCCACCTCTCTTCTATGGCCCACCCCTTGGATCAACCTCCTCCTGACCACCTGACCTTAGGGTCACCCGCTGGTCAGAGCCCAGGCCCTGTTGGCCCATGTGTGGTTCCAACACCACCTGTAAGAGTCATGGCTTGTGAGCCACCTGCTTTGATGGAGCTGGTGGCTGCTGTGAGGGATGTAAGTGGTCAGCTGCAGAGGCTGACCCACGTCCTGGAGCAGGACCGGCAGGAGCGCCAAGCCCTGGGACTGGGGCTGACCCGGTTGGTTGAAGCTGCCCAGGGTCTAGGGCAGCTGGGTGAGGCTATAAAGAGACTAGCAGAGGTTGCCTGGCCTCCCAGCACACCTGTGCCAACCACCACAAccccagaggaggaggagaggcctCTAAGGGGAGATGTGTGA